In Cutaneotrichosporon cavernicola HIS019 DNA, chromosome: 1, one DNA window encodes the following:
- the IMP4 gene encoding uncharacterized protein (Brix) produces the protein MLRRQARERREYVFKKSHESTERAIYERKQAIKDALASGRSLPTELRNEARSIGKDLVLDEAQSDPKSHIDDEYAKVGTYDPKVVVTTSRDPSSRLTQFAKEMRLVFPNAVRLNRGNTVMKDLVQTCLAQGITDLVLVHEHRGVPDAMVISHLPHGPTLSMTLHNVTLRHDVASSDSTVSEQYPHLIFDGFGTKLGERVAGILKALFPVPKDDAKRVMTFANDRDFISFRHHVFAKTSHKDVQLAEVGPRFEAKPYEIRQGTVDQTAADVEWLLRPYMRTSKKRNQL, from the exons ATG CTccgccgccaagcccgCGAACGCCGGGAATATGTCTTCAAGAAGAGTCACGAATCCACCGAACGCGCAATCTACGAGCGCAAGCAAGCGATCAAGGATGCGCTCGCATCTGGCCGCTCCCTCCCTACAGAACTGAGGAACGAGGCCCGCAGCATCGGCAAGGACCTAGtgctggacgaggcgcaATCCGACCCAAAGAGTCACattgacgacgagtacgCAAAGGTCGGCACCTACGATCCCAAGGTGGTGGTCACGACATCGCGCGACCCCAGCTCCAGGCTTACCCAGTTCGCCAAGGAGATGCGGCTTGTGTTTCCTAATGCGGTGCGCCTGAATCGCGGAAACACGGTTATGAAGGATCTCGTGCAGACTTGTCTTGCCCAGGGAATTACGGATCTTGTGCTCGTTCACGAACACCGCGGCGTACCCGACGCTATGGTTATTAGCCACCTGCCACACGGGCCTACACTTAGTATGACCCTTCACAACGTTACGCTCCGCCACGATGTCGCTTCGTCCGACTCCACCGTATCTGAGCAGTACCCCCACCTCATCTTTGATGGTTTCGgcaccaagctcggcgagcgtgTCGCAGGTATCCTCAAGGCCCTGTTCCCCGtgcccaaggacgacgccAAGCGTGTCATGACGTTTGCCAATGACCGTGACTTCATCTCGTTCCGCCACCACGTGTTTGCCAAGACGAGCCACAAGGACGTCCAACTTGCCGAGGTTGGACCGCGCTTCGAGGCCAAGC CATACGAGATCCGCCAGGGTACTGTCGACCAGACTGCAGCCGACGTCGAATGGCTCCTTCGGCCCTACATGCGCACCTCCAAGAAGCGCAACCAGCTCTAG
- a CDS encoding uncharacterized protein (NADH-ubiquinone oxidoreductase 12 kda subunit) — MPEYRPSVDEYRQTLKLREEHIRESWVKAMEARIVRRELQDCYNTEGVNNIEVCYDLAQKYLAMIRDNKVKGYKVIDQE; from the exons ATGCCCGAGTACCGCCCTTCCGTGGATGAGTACAGGC AAACCCTCAAGCTGCGTGAGGAGCACATCCGCGAGTCTTGGGTCAAGGCGATGGAGGCGCGTATCGTCCGCCGCGAGCTCCAGGACTGTTACAATACCGAGGGCGTCAACAACATCGAGGTCTGCTACGACCTCGCCCAGAAGTACCTCGCGATGATCCGCGACAATAAG GTCAAGGGCTACAAGGTCATCGACCAGGAGTAA
- a CDS encoding uncharacterized protein (Memo-like protein), which yields MSGVREATHAGSWYTNNASRLRAELEGYLSKVTPIPALSFIPPVKDAKAIIAPHAGYSYSGPAAAWAYASIPTDKIKRVFLLGPSHHVYLSGIALSGFAAYATPLGDIPLDLETIAELRRTKLFSEMKPSVDEDEHSLEMHLPYIHQVFGSNGVKLVPLLVGHPPANQTEALSAALAKYLDDPETFFIISSDFCHWGTRFSCTPYYPRAPDPPNPVPPVEGRSTPAQSPPEMVKRFASPGATPIWKSIQYMDHEGMDLLRKPALKGTVDAWEGYLARTKNTICGHKPITVLLNLVQYRYGGKAGAEDVHFNFVRYEQSSRCMTGRDSSVSYVSGVLRPNA from the exons ATGTCCGG CGTGCGCGAGGCTACCCACGCTGGCAGCTGGTATACCAACAACG CCTCACGCCTTcgtgccgagctggagggATACCTTTCCAAGGTCACGCCAATCCCCGCTCTCTCATTCATCCCGCCGGTGAAGGATGCCAAGGCCATCATTGCGCC ccacGCGGGCTACTCGTATTCCGGGCCCGCGGCCGCGTGGGCCTACGCCTCAATACCCACCGACAAGAT caaGCGCGTGTTTCTTCTCGGGCCCAGTCACCACGTATACCTCTCCGGTATTGCGCTGAGCGGCTTCGCGGCGTACGCAACGCCGCTCGGTGACAtccccctcgacctcgaga CCATCGCTGAGCTTCGCCGCACCAAGCTCTTTTCAGAGATGAAGCccagcgtcgacgaggacgagcacaGCCTCGAGATGCACCTCCCCTACATTCACCAGGTGTTTGG CTCTAAtggcgtcaagctcgtACCTCTTCTTGTAGGCCACCCTCCGGCGAACCAGACGGAGGCTCTTAGCGCCGCACTCGCCAAGTACTTGGACGACCCCGAAAccttcttcatcatcaGCAGCGACTTCTGCCACTG GGGCACGCGCTTTTCGTGCACACCGTACTACCCGAGGGCGCCGGACCCGCCCAACCCTGTCCCGCCCGTCGAGGGGCGCTCGACTCCAGCCCAATCTCCACCCGAGATGGTCAAGCGCTTTGCGAGTCCAGGCGCAACGCCCATCTGGAAGTCGATCCAGTACATGGACCACGAGGGGATGGACCTGCTCCGCAAGCCGGCACTCAAGGGCACCGTCGACGCGTGGGAAGGCTACCTGGCGCGCACAAAG aacACGATCTGTGGGCACAAACCCATCACAGTGCTGCTCAACCTCGTGCAGTATCGTTACGGCGGTAAGGCTGGTGCCGAGGATGTGCACTTCAACTTTGTCCGCTACGAGCAGAGCTCGCGCTGCATGACCGGGCGTGACAGCAGCGTGAGCTACGTGAGCGGCGTCCTGCGCCCCAACGCGTAG
- the PPN1 gene encoding uncharacterized protein (Catalyzes the hydrolysis of inorganic polyphosphate (polyP) chains of many hundreds of phosphate residues into shorter lengths) produces the protein MLAPATATAAVAALALFAGVAADNQVPLQVEMVKPKRQLTGRFMHVTDFHPDPYYKVKATLESGCHRLKGEQDPEEEYKRRRKNRGKNRMDRDDEDIEAGEWGTPISDCDSPITLVDLAFDWLKKEWVEQVDFVVWTGDSARHDIDRFLPRSGKEIFDLNRMMAQRMVNTFGKKVPIIPSLGNNDVYPHNIMEPGPNRVTQEFLKIWKHFIPEEYRHVFERGGYFAVEVIPDQLAVISLNTIYFFVSNSAVDGCRPGSGEPGDLEMEWLEVQLQGYRDRGMQVHLIGHVAPHEGLYYDDCYLRYGDLALRYQDTLVGHHYGHQNIDHFFFMDVPELEAISQGESAALNGTRYLEIEPKDQLLQPTVDDYSYPGPEIHGPHFLESGRFKIFGRKKSALLLEQLKKSFSGLPGPTELKYKDYTVINVAPSIIPTYQPAARIYSYNISGVTLNSEVRQQVVHAEPDDPMDAMWKARKGDCKKPENMYKPHCSFKTRPRYASPDSPSRSNKPFTTLGYTQFYIPNLDQPKKSQALPGWEIEYTTFSARSLLPESLTNGIHKAYGQPPPVPYHLLPAFDPDIVDLVTADEVALLDAEDDVPRAGPDTDHKKEQFLRAIKRITPWKLKDLTINSYVKFARRLANDKKAFKKFLVYMFVSSCPGNTC, from the exons ATGCTTGCGCccgcgacagcgacagcggctgtcgccgccctcgccctctttGCGGGCGTGGCTGCGGACAACCAAGTCCCTCTGCAAGTTGAGATGGTCAAGCCCAAGCGAC AGCTCACAGGGCGGTTCATGCATGTCACTGATTTCCACCCCGATCCATACTACAAGGTCAAGGCAACGCTCGAGTCGGGCTGCCATCgcctcaagggcgagcaAGACCCCGAGGAGGAATATAAGCGTAGACGCAAGAACAGGGGCAAGAATCGCATGGACCGAGACGACGAAGATATTGAGGCTGGAGAATGGGGCACGCCGATCTC TGACTGCGACTCGCCCATCACCCTCGTTGACCTTGCGTTCGACTGGCTCAAGAAGGAGTGggtcgagcaggtcgaCTTTGTCGTCTGGACTGGCGATAGCGCCCG TCATGACATCGACCGCTTCCTTCCTCGTTCAGGTAAAGAGATCTTTGACCTCAACCGCATGATGGCCCAACGCATGGTCAACACGTTTGGCAAGAAGGTGCCCATCATCCCCTCGCTCGGCAACAATGACGTCTACCCTCACAACATTATGGAGCCCGGGCCGAATCGCGTGACCCAGGAATTTCTGAA AATATGGAAGCACTTCATCCCCGAGGAGTACCGTCACGTGTTCGAGCGTGGCGGCTATTTtgcggtcgaggtcattcccgaccagctcgccgtcaTCTCACTCAACACGATTTACTTCTTCGTGTCCAACTCAGCCGTCGACGGCTGCCGCCCGGGCTCGGGCGAGCCGGGTGATCTTGAGATGGAGTGGCTCGAGGTCCAACTCCAGGGTTACCGTGACCGCGGCATGCAGGTCCACCTCATCGGCCACGTCGCGCCGCACGAGGGGCTATACTACGACGACTGCT ATCTCCGATACGGTGACCTCGCTCTCCGGTACCAGGACACTCTCGTTGGCCACCACTACGGTCACCA GAACATCGACCACTTCTTCTTCATGGACGtccccgagctcgaggccatctCCCAGGGCGAGTCAGCTGCGCTCAACGGCACCCGCTacctcgagatcgagcCCAAGGACCAGCTTCTCCAGCCTACAGTCGACGACTACTCGTACCCCGGGCCCGAGATCCACGGTCCTCACTTCCTGGAGAGCGGGCGGTTCAAGATCTTCGGAAGGAAGAAGTCTGCGCTGCTTCTGGAGCAGCTGAAGAAATCGTTCAGCGGACTTCCAGGCCCAACGGAGCTCAAGTACAAGGACTACACCGTCATCAATGTCGCGCCGAGCATCATTCCAACGTACCAGCCCGCGGCCCGCATCTACTCGTACAACATCTCGGGTGTAACTCTTAATTCCGAGGTCCGCCAGCAGGTGGTGCACGCGGAGCCCGACGACCCCATGGACGCGATGtggaaggcgaggaagggTGACTGCAAGAAGCCTGAGAACATGTACAAGCCCCACTGCTCGTTCAAGACTCGACCACGATACGCGTCGCCCGACTCGCCGTCACGCTCGAACAAGCCATTCACCACTCTGGGCTACACACAGTTCTACAtccccaacctcgaccagcCAAAGAAGTCCCAGGCGTTGCCCGGGTGGGAGATCGAGTACACTACgttctcggcgcgctcgctccTCCCTGAGTCGCTCACGAACGGCATACATAAGGCGTACGGTCAGCCCCCGCCTGTGCCGTaccacctcctcccggcCTTCGACcccgacattgtcgacctcgtgaCGGCCGACGAagtcgcgctcctcgatgccgaggatgacgtCCCGAGGGCTGGCCCCGACACGGACCACAAGAAGGAGCAGTTCTTACGCGCCATCAAGCGCATTACGCCATGgaagctcaaggacctcaCCATCAACAGCTACGTCAAGTTTGCGCGTCGGCTCGCCAACGACAAGAAGGCGTTCAAGAAGTTCCTCGTCTACATGTTTGTCTCCAGCTGCCCTGGAAACACATGCTAG